From the Chitinolyticbacter meiyuanensis genome, one window contains:
- a CDS encoding S9 family peptidase: protein MPLPPIAPRRPRRLKKHGETRIDDYYWLRDKDDPAVLDYLQAENAYAEVVMADSKPLQDTLFAEMKARIREDDSSVPYRLGDWMYYYRYEVGGQYPLLCRKRWHATDDWQSEPEQLLLDVNALAAGQPYMEVGEFEISPDGQWLAYSTDATGYRQYTLRIKDLASDALLDFSAERVTSAAWALDNRTLFFTTEDAETKRSNQLWRWQRGSAVPVLVREERDARFGVDVYLSRSQRFLICQSGSHTTSEIRVLPATRPLGRWRVLLRRRAGIEYSVEHGHDRFWLRINDQGRHFRLVTVPDHGAIGAAPSWTEILPERNGVMLEGVDLFRDFLVCHERVNGLGQLVVTELASGEHHTVAFDEAVYSLAGGANAEWDSRTYRFGYESLTTPDTVYDYDLASRERTLRKRRPVLGDFDPAHYASERLWATAPDGTQVPISLVRRRDATLPAPLWLEGYGAYGAPNDVYFSSSRLSLLDRGFSYAVAHIRGGGDLGKTWHDAGRLANKHHTFSDFIACAEHLFATGHTTPQQLVIEGGSAGGLLIGAVLNQRPDLCRLAILEVPFVDVLTTMLDPDLPLTVGEYEEWGNPNRREQYGWLRAYSPYDNLATTAYPAMLVRTSLNDSQVMYWEPAKYVARLRTLKTDANPLLFITNLDAGHGGASGRFDHLREVALAYGVALGL from the coding sequence ATGCCCCTGCCTCCCATCGCTCCCCGCCGCCCGCGTCGCCTGAAAAAGCACGGCGAGACCCGCATCGACGACTACTACTGGCTGCGAGACAAGGACGATCCGGCCGTCCTCGATTATCTGCAGGCGGAAAACGCCTACGCCGAGGTCGTGATGGCGGACAGCAAGCCGCTGCAGGACACGCTGTTCGCCGAAATGAAGGCGCGCATTCGCGAGGATGACAGCTCGGTGCCCTACCGGCTGGGCGACTGGATGTACTACTACCGCTACGAGGTGGGCGGCCAGTACCCCCTGCTGTGCCGCAAGCGCTGGCACGCCACGGACGACTGGCAGAGCGAGCCCGAGCAGCTGTTGCTCGACGTGAACGCGCTCGCCGCCGGCCAACCCTATATGGAGGTCGGCGAATTCGAGATCAGCCCGGATGGCCAATGGCTGGCGTACAGCACCGATGCCACCGGCTACCGCCAGTACACGCTGCGCATCAAGGATCTCGCCAGCGACGCGCTGCTCGATTTCAGCGCCGAGCGGGTCACCTCGGCGGCGTGGGCACTCGACAACCGCACGCTGTTCTTCACCACCGAGGATGCGGAAACCAAGCGCTCCAATCAGCTGTGGCGCTGGCAGCGCGGCAGCGCCGTACCGGTGCTGGTGCGCGAGGAACGTGACGCGCGCTTCGGCGTCGATGTGTACCTCAGCCGCAGCCAACGCTTCCTGATCTGCCAATCCGGCAGCCACACCACCAGCGAGATCCGCGTGCTGCCGGCCACGCGCCCGCTGGGACGCTGGCGCGTACTGCTACGCCGCCGTGCCGGCATCGAATACAGCGTCGAGCATGGCCACGACCGGTTCTGGCTGCGCATCAACGACCAGGGCCGCCATTTCCGCCTGGTGACGGTGCCCGACCACGGCGCCATCGGCGCGGCACCGAGCTGGACCGAGATCCTGCCGGAGCGCAATGGCGTGATGCTGGAAGGGGTCGATCTGTTCCGCGATTTCCTGGTCTGCCACGAACGGGTGAACGGCCTTGGTCAACTGGTCGTAACCGAGCTGGCCAGCGGCGAACACCACACCGTCGCCTTCGACGAGGCGGTGTACAGCCTTGCCGGCGGCGCCAACGCCGAGTGGGACAGCCGCACCTACCGCTTTGGCTACGAATCGCTGACCACGCCGGACACCGTGTACGACTACGACCTGGCCAGCCGCGAACGCACGCTGAGAAAACGCCGCCCGGTGCTCGGCGATTTCGATCCGGCACACTATGCGAGCGAACGCCTGTGGGCGACGGCACCCGATGGCACGCAGGTGCCGATCTCGCTGGTGCGCCGCCGCGATGCCACGCTGCCGGCACCGCTCTGGCTGGAAGGCTACGGTGCATACGGCGCGCCGAACGACGTGTATTTCTCGTCCAGCCGGCTCTCGTTGCTCGATCGCGGCTTCAGCTACGCCGTGGCCCATATCCGTGGCGGGGGCGATCTGGGCAAGACCTGGCACGATGCCGGCCGGCTCGCCAACAAGCATCACACCTTCAGCGATTTCATCGCCTGCGCCGAACACCTGTTCGCCACCGGCCATACCACGCCGCAACAACTGGTGATCGAAGGCGGCAGCGCCGGCGGCCTGCTGATCGGCGCAGTGCTCAACCAGCGGCCCGACCTGTGCCGTCTCGCCATCCTGGAAGTGCCCTTTGTCGACGTGCTGACCACCATGCTGGACCCGGACCTGCCGCTGACGGTGGGTGAATACGAGGAATGGGGCAATCCGAATCGCCGCGAGCAATACGGCTGGTTGCGCGCCTACTCGCCGTACGACAATCTCGCCACCACCGCCTACCCGGCCATGCTGGTGCGCACCTCGCTCAACGACAGCCAGGTGATGTACTGGGAGCCGGCCAAGTACGTGGCCCGGTTGCGCACGTTGAAGACCGACGCCAACCCGCTGCTGTTCATCACCAACCTGGATGCCGGCCACGGCGGTGCCAGCGGTCGGTTCGATCACCTGCGCGAGGTGGCACTGGCCTATGGCGTGGCGCTGGGATTGTGA
- a CDS encoding DNRLRE domain-containing protein — MKKLNAVATALLLLAASYTHAALIPATVNASHVANVTNGMTYFNGFHDGGVAGNHLTVNWTTAYQNVGLLQFDVSSFAGTSLQAQLNLYHQFNWGNGAQFGIYRNTSAWEGVTSDWASRPSFDATPAAILSISDNETEVGRSVDISALVQGWANGSFANYGITLQRIDQDNPYVYFTSSAVGGGFAPNLTIAPVPEPETYALMGLGLVGLIAARRRQRK; from the coding sequence ATGAAAAAACTGAACGCCGTTGCAACGGCGCTCCTGCTGCTGGCGGCGAGCTACACGCATGCCGCGCTGATTCCGGCCACCGTCAACGCCAGTCATGTCGCCAACGTGACCAATGGCATGACCTATTTCAATGGCTTCCACGATGGCGGCGTCGCGGGTAACCACCTGACGGTGAACTGGACCACCGCCTACCAGAACGTGGGTCTGCTGCAGTTCGATGTCTCGTCGTTTGCCGGCACCAGCCTGCAAGCCCAGCTCAATCTCTACCACCAGTTCAACTGGGGCAACGGCGCCCAGTTCGGCATCTACCGCAATACCAGCGCCTGGGAAGGCGTGACCAGCGACTGGGCGAGCCGCCCGAGCTTCGATGCCACGCCGGCAGCCATCCTCAGCATCTCCGACAACGAAACGGAAGTTGGTCGTTCAGTCGATATCAGCGCGCTGGTACAGGGCTGGGCCAATGGCAGCTTCGCCAACTACGGCATCACGCTGCAACGCATCGACCAGGACAACCCCTACGTCTATTTCACCTCCAGCGCGGTGGGCGGAGGCTTCGCCCCCAACCTAACCATCGCGCCGGTACCGGAGCCGGAAACCTATGCACTGATGGGCCTTGGCCTCGTCGGCCTGATCGCGGCGCGTCGTCGCCAGCGCAAGTAA
- a CDS encoding glycoside hydrolase family 18 protein has translation MKICNLLLGWLLTAAAIAPAVAGTDKRVDRPEVAAYIRTWPLPDGRHWRADDIAGKDITQLTIAFAALRANGEVYLPDTEPRIGNDGQPQPVFKGLWQEVAKLQRRYPKLRINLAIGGWGANGYSQMAMTAEGRQRFIASAIALVERHRLSGLGIEWQYPVGPDWGLPIKTDPKDRDNYPLLLEETRAALDALSKRTQRRYQLTAAVPAGPWFGQKNDLTRVARSVDFLTVTAYGAYGSWSANTGHFSNLYQRPDDPAFGGWSTDQAMRTYLDAGVPPAKLLMGVPFYGPVWKGVANVQNGLFQKFGAAGSDLAWSEIKVGYLGQPGYVRHWDDVAKAPWLYNGDTFISYEDAESLRHKVRYLKDKRLGGLTIWEYAHDPQRELLGAINAALAD, from the coding sequence ATGAAGATATGCAACCTGCTGTTGGGCTGGCTGCTGACCGCCGCAGCCATCGCCCCTGCCGTCGCAGGCACGGACAAGCGCGTGGACCGACCGGAAGTCGCCGCCTATATCCGTACCTGGCCGCTGCCCGACGGGCGCCACTGGCGAGCGGACGACATCGCCGGCAAGGACATCACCCAGCTCACGATCGCCTTTGCCGCATTGCGTGCCAATGGTGAGGTCTATCTGCCGGACACCGAGCCACGCATCGGCAACGACGGCCAGCCACAACCGGTGTTCAAGGGCTTGTGGCAGGAGGTTGCCAAGCTGCAGCGCCGCTACCCCAAGCTGAGGATCAACTTGGCGATCGGCGGTTGGGGCGCCAATGGCTACTCGCAGATGGCAATGACGGCCGAGGGCCGGCAACGCTTCATTGCCAGCGCCATTGCGCTGGTCGAGCGTCACCGGCTCTCCGGCCTTGGCATCGAATGGCAATATCCGGTGGGGCCGGACTGGGGCCTGCCGATCAAGACCGATCCCAAGGATCGCGACAACTACCCACTGCTGCTCGAGGAAACCCGCGCCGCGCTCGACGCCCTATCCAAGCGCACCCAGCGCCGCTACCAGCTCACCGCCGCCGTGCCGGCCGGCCCGTGGTTCGGCCAGAAGAACGATCTGACCCGGGTGGCGCGCAGCGTCGATTTCCTCACGGTGACCGCCTATGGTGCCTACGGCAGCTGGAGCGCCAATACCGGGCATTTCTCCAACCTATATCAGCGCCCGGACGATCCGGCCTTTGGCGGCTGGAGCACCGACCAGGCGATGCGGACCTACCTGGATGCCGGCGTACCGCCGGCCAAGCTGCTGATGGGGGTGCCATTCTATGGTCCGGTCTGGAAAGGCGTAGCCAACGTACAGAACGGGCTGTTCCAGAAGTTCGGCGCGGCGGGCAGCGATCTCGCCTGGAGCGAGATCAAAGTCGGTTACCTGGGCCAGCCCGGCTATGTCCGCCATTGGGATGACGTAGCCAAAGCGCCATGGCTGTACAACGGCGATACCTTCATCAGCTACGAGGATGCAGAGAGCCTGCGCCACAAGGTGCGCTACCTGAAGGACAAACGGCTCGGCGGCCTGACGATCTGGGAGTACGCCCACGATCCGCAGCGTGAACTGCTCGGCGCGATCAACGCGGCGCTCGCCGACTGA